The genome window GAAAGTTGTCGTTGTATCAAAAACGTTTACTCCCAGCCAACTATGTTCAAGTTGTGGTCACTAAAATAAGGACGTTAAAAATCTAAACCTTCGTAAGCTGGAGTGTCTTTCTTGTGACATACATCACGATAGAGATATTAACGCAGGATTAAATCTTAGAAATGAAGCGATTTGCCTCTTACCACAGGAACTACGGGGATAGCCTAATGAATACGAGACCGTTCTTCTACTTTGAACGGTCCGTAAGGATGTTAAATAGTGAGTAGTTCAATATTTAGAGTGGATGTTATTGGAGATGATTTGAGGAGTTCCAATGTTTGTGTGTAAGATAATATACAAGTTTATTTAATAAAGTTTATAATTACGGCAATAATAGCAACTAAAATTATCCCCACTAAACATGAACCAGTAACAATTTGTGTGTATAACTTGTTTTTGTTATTTTCCATTGTAGTTCACTCCCGTATAACATATCATAAAATTTTATGTATTATTATTTTAAATTAGGTGCGTAGTTTAAACCATTGAATTATACATTTGATTTCTTACAGTTTTGTAAGATTACTTGCGAAATTGTAAGGAATCAATCTTTTGCTCTGAACCTAGGAATGAAAATAGACTCTTCCAACCATAATGGAGACATCGTACACAGTGAGTATATAACATAACTTTTAATGGTAGTTTGCCTCTTTACATGGAATTTTTCCTAAAGGTGGCTGATTCATTTGGGGATATTATACAATCAATGTGCTGGATTAGATATTCATTCCAAAACAATTGTGGCTTGTGTTCTTATTGGGGGGGACGATACGAATCTGACGAAAGAGATTGAACTTTCCGCAACTTTTAACTAAGGACTTACCTTTAGAGAAAGCTTGTTACAATAGAAGCATAGGGTATGAAATGGAGGGGAGAGGCTCAATGAAATCAACAGGTATAAATCGAAAAGTAGATGAATTAGGGCGTGTGGTAATTCCAAAAGAATTAAGGGATACACTAGGGATTAAGGAGAAATCTCCTTTAGAGATCTTTGTAGAGGGTGAAACGATCATTTTACAAAAGTATGAGCCTGGTGATGTTTGTGTAGTAACAGGAGAAGTGTCAAACCGTAACCGTTCATTAGCAAACGGTAAGATCACATTAAGTCCAGAAGGTGCAGAACTATTAATAAATGAATTACAACAGTATCTTGTAAAATAAGTGGCGCC of Bacillus clarus contains these proteins:
- a CDS encoding AbrB/MazE/SpoVT family DNA-binding domain-containing protein, with product MKSTGINRKVDELGRVVIPKELRDTLGIKEKSPLEIFVEGETIILQKYEPGDVCVVTGEVSNRNRSLANGKITLSPEGAELLINELQQYLVK